The Elusimicrobiota bacterium sequence CGGCTTTTCGTCGGGGCACGCTCGCGCGTGGCGACGGGAGGCCGGACTCTTTTTTTGTTCAATCCGGTCGATGGGGACATCCATGAAAAATGATCGGCGGGGAAGAAGGGGCGTCTTTTTGTGGAAATGAAAAATCCGGGGAACGGGCCTCTCCGCGTGGTGGTTGTCGGTGGCGGGGCGGCGGGGTTTTTTGGCGCCATTGTTTGCGCGGAGGCGAACCCTGGGGCTCGGGTGACCGTTTTGGAGAAGGGGGAGGGGGTTTTGCGGAAGGTCCTTCTCTCCGGCGGGGGGCGCTGCAATGTCACCCATGCCTGTTTTGAGCCGAGGGCGCTCGTGGGACATTACCCGCGGGGGCATCGAGAACTTTTGGGGGCGTTTCAACGGTTTCAGCCTCGGGACACGATGGAGTGGTTTGAGTCTCGGGGAGTGGAGCTTAAAACGGAGGAAGACGGCCGGGTTTTTCCGGTCAGCGACCGAGCCGGGAGCATCGTGGATGCGTTGTTGAACGCGGCTCAAGCCGCGGGCGTGGGCGTCCGAACCGGAGCGGGCCCTCGGGCGGTGGAGCGTTCAGAGCCATCGGGTTTTAAGCTTGTCTTGGAAGGAGGCGAATCCCTCCACGCCGACCGGCTCCTTTTGGCCACAGGAAGCGGACGGCAGGGATACGCCTGGGCCCGGCGGTTGGGCCATTCCCTTGTGCCTCCGGTACCCTCCCTCTTTACATTTTCGATCTCCGACAAACGGTTGGAAGGCTTGGCGGGCGTGGCGGTGGAAAACGCTCTTC is a genomic window containing:
- a CDS encoding NAD(P)/FAD-dependent oxidoreductase; the protein is MKNPGNGPLRVVVVGGGAAGFFGAIVCAEANPGARVTVLEKGEGVLRKVLLSGGGRCNVTHACFEPRALVGHYPRGHRELLGAFQRFQPRDTMEWFESRGVELKTEEDGRVFPVSDRAGSIVDALLNAAQAAGVGVRTGAGPRAVERSEPSGFKLVLEGGESLHADRLLLATGSGRQGYAWARRLGHSLVPPVPSLFTFSISDKRLEGLAGVAVENALLYLEDTALSQSGPVLITHGGLSGPAVLKLSAWGARELSERGYVAKLRIHWAGGSTEEVQARFQEMRNIAGPKTVGGRSPLGIPQRLWERLVQSAGVGRERRWADLSMAERARLVGEITGGIFEMTGKGAFKEEFVTAGGVPLNEVNFKTMESRRSPHLFFAGEILDIDGVTGGFNFQSAWTTGWQAGRAMAKEP